The DNA sequence CAACGAGTCCTTCCGCTGGTCGAACGAGAACGAGGCCCTGCAGAAGAAGGCCGAGATCATCAAGTCCTACTACGACGGCAACGACGCGGAGAAGCGCAAGGTCGCCTCGACGATGCTCGAGTCTTTCCTCTTCTACTCTGGCTTCTACGCGCCCATGTACTGGAGCTCGCACGCGAAGCTGACGAACACGGCCGACCTGATTCGCCTCATCATCCGCGACGAGGCCGTCCACGGCTACTACATCGGCTACAAGTACCAGCTGGCCGTCAACGAATCGAGCCAGGAGCGCCAGGACGACCTGCACGACTACACGTACTCGCTGCTGTACGAGCTCTATGAGAACGAGGAGCAGTACACGGAGGACCTGTACGATCCGCTCGGCCTGACCGAGGACGTCAAGAAGTTCCTGCGCTACAATGCGAACAAGGCACTCATGAACCTGGGTTACGAGGCCCTGTTCCCCGCCGATGCCACCGACGTGAACCCCGCAATCCTGGCGGCCCTGAGCCCCAACGCGGACGAGAACCACGACTTCTTCTCGGGTTCCGGCTCGTCCTACGTGATGGGCGAGGTCGTGGACACCGAGGATGAGGACTGGGACTTCTGATCGGTCCGAGGCCGTTGCTGGGCTGCGCTAACGCCACGGCCTGACCACATTTCTCATCTCACGACGCTCGTGGGTGCGCCCGCCATCCGGCAGGCGCACCCACGTCGTTATCCCGCGCGGCGCGCCCGACGCGCTCCCTAAGCCAACAGCGCGACGCTGCGAGTGTCCACACTCTGTTTGCTCGCACACACTTATCGTCACACATGTAACATTTACACCAGAAGTCACAGTCGCACCATTGCGGAGTATTCCCCGTCGTGGCGCGCATCCGGAACGAATGCTGAGCCTTTGCTCATCGGGAACATCCCGGCAGATGAGGCCACAGCGCTTCCCACGCCGGTTAGACTGTAACCGGGAGCGGCTGCGCTTCCAGACAGAACGTACGTCGCGCACAGGGCGCGGGGGAATGAGGAGAGCACGACTATGAGCATCTTCGACCGCTTCGAGAGCGCCGTCGAGAGAGGCGTCAACGGCGCCTTCTCACGCGTGTTCCGGTCGGGGATCAAGCCCGTGGACATCACCACGGCGATCCGCCGCGCCATGGACGAATCCGTCCAGGAAGTCTCCGCCTCCCGCATCATCGCCGCGAACCACTTCACGGTCTACGCCTCGCGCGCCGACCTGGCCTCCCTCGAAGCGTCCCTTGACGTCCTCGCCGACGAGTTCGCCCAGCAGGCCACCGAGCACG is a window from the Schaalia odontolytica genome containing:
- the nrdF gene encoding class 1b ribonucleoside-diphosphate reductase subunit beta codes for the protein MATEPVFEAINWNKIQDDKDLEVWDRLTGNFWLPEKIPLSNDLPSWKTLTKDEQLMTNRVFTGLTLLDTLQGTVGAVSLIPDARTPHEEAVYTNIAFMESVHAKSYSSIFSTLLSTEEINESFRWSNENEALQKKAEIIKSYYDGNDAEKRKVASTMLESFLFYSGFYAPMYWSSHAKLTNTADLIRLIIRDEAVHGYYIGYKYQLAVNESSQERQDDLHDYTYSLLYELYENEEQYTEDLYDPLGLTEDVKKFLRYNANKALMNLGYEALFPADATDVNPAILAALSPNADENHDFFSGSGSSYVMGEVVDTEDEDWDF